One genomic window of Polyangium aurulentum includes the following:
- a CDS encoding SDR family NAD(P)-dependent oxidoreductase, producing MRFTGKSAIVTGGSEGIGFGIAAGLVREGARVVLVARREEKLAEAARALGGAASYVVGDAGSPAVAEAAVKAAVERHGGLDLLVNNAGLLLPGGIETQSMDEVEIMFGVNLRSAISFVRAALGVMRGRPGAAILNISSASGHIPSAGTGVYGALKAGLNHLTKVWAIELAPLGIRVNGLSPGPVDTPALAHVTSIIPDLPAKSAQSTLVRRIASVEEIVGPALCMLDERDGAFVNGTIWNVDGGFMME from the coding sequence ATGAGATTCACTGGCAAATCCGCAATCGTCACGGGTGGTAGCGAGGGAATCGGTTTCGGGATCGCGGCGGGGCTCGTGCGGGAGGGGGCGCGGGTCGTGCTCGTCGCGCGGCGCGAGGAAAAGCTCGCGGAGGCGGCGCGCGCGCTCGGGGGGGCGGCGTCGTACGTGGTCGGGGATGCGGGCTCGCCCGCGGTCGCGGAGGCGGCGGTGAAGGCGGCCGTGGAGCGGCATGGCGGGCTCGATTTGCTCGTGAACAACGCGGGGCTGCTCTTGCCGGGCGGCATCGAGACGCAGTCGATGGACGAAGTGGAGATCATGTTCGGGGTGAACCTGCGCAGCGCGATCTCCTTCGTGCGCGCCGCGCTCGGTGTGATGCGCGGCAGGCCCGGGGCGGCGATCCTGAACATCTCCTCGGCGTCGGGGCACATCCCGAGCGCTGGGACGGGCGTTTATGGTGCGCTCAAGGCGGGCCTCAATCACCTGACGAAGGTGTGGGCGATCGAGCTCGCGCCGCTCGGGATTCGCGTGAACGGCCTGAGCCCCGGGCCCGTGGACACGCCCGCGCTCGCGCACGTGACGTCGATCATTCCCGATCTGCCTGCGAAGAGCGCGCAGAGCACGCTGGTCCGACGCATCGCGAGCGTCGAGGAGATTGTCGGCCCGGCGCTCTGCATGCTCGACGAGCGCGACGGAGCATTCGTGAACGGCACCATCTGGAATGTGGATGGCGGCTTCATGATGGAGTGA
- a CDS encoding pentapeptide repeat-containing protein — protein sequence MPRIDVLIVTALQDELDAVLSLGEGGREAWRRDRDRTQSPYFHRELPASRGRPMIVAAAWLGERGDSHAPARATALVEELDPACLAICGLCTGRSGVSPGDVIVADRVYAFDHDKLLARDEGASTDFFHAIDAYAPEPSWGLDAAFIRENRLPDTLARERPIPKRAQMRWFLHALYAHETEGAVAPLSHPDRKARCPDWTSNDLLGALRAEGLLEPRTGALALTQQGRLLVLEERLRYPDGLPDTPPLALHVGPIATGKLARPDPRLFDRLDRHVRRTFAVEHDALAIGHVAAHLGRRSIIVKAAASTAADPGGDEATRAFACRAAASFLVDFLARNLEPEPPRDSRLPLSPELASIRPGRGREPSDLLDQIEVVCRLREPDARIERRDAPPPFGAFLQVAAKEGHKVRLAPVAALDGPVTEAALEAFLQHVDAPYRAQSPFTRSTLVHTGDTVTPAALAIAERSGVRLVTLSAYKSLVDFSGYLARQTARLEADPVYPPSLYVEQRAAISGGGQERDADPALDALADMLRAPHPRFVLVLGGFGTGKTFLLHELARRMAGQPGAPVPVLVNIRSLVRASSLDALLAQHLGESGMARPDVASFRYMLREGRIALLFDGFDELASRVTYDRADAHFDMIVQATEGDAKVVITSRTQHFRSKDQVLSALGERANVLPGYRVMQLEPFDRTQILRFLENRLGSPDAAAKRFTLLSDVKDLVGLSQNPRMLSFIAELDEPALLAAKERRGEISAARLYKMLLNRWIDHEYERAHPPGAAPGLTRKQRWVAITELAKRLWESADTSIDIRELPRDIEEIVRALGRSASETESARHQIGSGTLLVRDDAGRFSFIHQSVLEWLVAHDAAEDLKKSGDSPALGQREMSDLMADFFVSLAGWKRARDWAVAQTATADRDHAKANAVRILGRLPRSPAGAIAEGGLDLEGIDLRGQNFTGADLRGARLARSNLARVRLVGANLEGASLAGASLASADLSRAQLQTADLSGAVLARARLLGADLRGANLLGASLRGAKLVGARIPSLEGADAEGAAPPRPASFEPTWLAESVCNAVAFAPSGELIASGHDDGSVRIWDAATSQAIRVLAAHTAAVTCIAFTSNGRTLVSGSSDGTVALWNVASGNGMGVLEGHTDGVRCLAVSPDGALIASGSSDRTVRVWQASSREALHVLTGHARGVRSLAFSPDGQLLASGSSDRTILLWTARTGRSIATLEGHVDWVTSLAFSPDGQLLASGSSDRTIHLWHAPSGRSIAALEGHGGWVTSVAFAPSGQILVSGSSDKTIRMWHVPTHTPMRILEGHGHGVTSVAPSPDGQLLASGSSDRTIHLWHLPTGNASRVLAGHAGAVTGVAPSPDGHLLATGADPIGVHLWDLATGRSLRAFGGHAHGVRSVAFAPAGRLLASGSSDKTISLWDADSGERRGVLEGHARSVSSLAFAADGRLLASGSHDRTIALWAIPSGSPGRVLEGHLDWVTSVAFAPVGSLLASGSFDKTIHLWDTRTGRLVRVIEGHTKSIEGVAFAPSGDTFASAGHDATVVVWSVSTGRAVRVLQGHEDWARCVTFSPDGRMVASGSSDRTLRLWDAHSGQTLRVLRGHAGAVTGVAFGGGGRVLASSSLDGTIRLWDMASGGCAALFLPLAEGWVAFRPDGRYKLGGDVTGGFWHAVNLCRFEPGELDEFVPGLRLDADEPLVQDAARLKES from the coding sequence GTGCCCCGCATCGACGTCCTCATCGTCACCGCGCTCCAAGACGAGCTCGACGCCGTCCTCTCCCTCGGCGAAGGCGGGCGCGAGGCCTGGCGTCGCGATCGCGACAGAACGCAATCGCCCTACTTCCACCGCGAGCTGCCCGCGTCGCGCGGCCGCCCCATGATCGTCGCCGCCGCCTGGCTCGGCGAGCGCGGCGACAGTCACGCGCCCGCGCGCGCCACCGCGCTCGTCGAGGAGCTCGATCCTGCCTGCCTCGCCATCTGCGGCCTGTGCACGGGTCGCAGCGGCGTCTCCCCCGGCGACGTCATCGTCGCCGACCGCGTCTACGCCTTCGATCACGACAAGCTCCTCGCCCGCGACGAGGGCGCCTCCACGGACTTCTTCCACGCGATCGACGCCTACGCCCCCGAGCCCTCCTGGGGCCTCGACGCCGCGTTCATCCGCGAAAACCGCCTGCCCGATACCCTCGCGCGCGAGCGTCCCATCCCGAAGCGCGCGCAGATGCGCTGGTTCCTCCACGCCCTGTACGCCCACGAGACCGAGGGCGCCGTCGCGCCCCTCTCGCATCCCGATCGCAAGGCGCGCTGCCCTGATTGGACCTCAAACGATCTGCTCGGCGCCCTGCGCGCAGAGGGGCTGCTCGAGCCGCGCACGGGCGCTCTCGCGCTCACCCAGCAGGGGCGGCTCCTCGTCCTCGAAGAGCGCCTGCGCTACCCCGACGGCCTCCCCGACACGCCGCCCCTCGCGCTCCACGTCGGCCCCATCGCCACCGGCAAGCTCGCGCGGCCCGATCCGCGCCTGTTCGACCGCCTCGATCGCCACGTCCGCAGGACCTTCGCCGTCGAGCACGACGCCCTCGCCATCGGCCACGTCGCCGCGCACCTCGGCCGCCGCTCGATCATCGTCAAGGCCGCCGCGTCCACCGCCGCCGACCCGGGCGGGGACGAGGCCACGCGCGCCTTCGCTTGCCGCGCCGCCGCGAGCTTCCTCGTCGACTTTCTCGCGCGCAACCTCGAGCCCGAGCCCCCACGCGACTCGCGCCTGCCGCTCTCGCCCGAGCTCGCCTCCATCCGCCCGGGCCGCGGTCGCGAACCGAGCGATCTGCTCGACCAAATCGAGGTCGTCTGTCGCCTGCGCGAGCCCGACGCGCGCATCGAGCGCCGCGATGCGCCCCCGCCCTTCGGCGCCTTCCTCCAGGTCGCCGCAAAGGAGGGCCACAAGGTCCGCCTCGCGCCCGTCGCCGCGCTCGACGGGCCCGTCACCGAGGCCGCGCTCGAGGCCTTCCTCCAGCACGTCGACGCGCCCTACCGCGCCCAGAGCCCCTTCACGCGCAGCACGCTCGTGCACACCGGCGACACGGTCACGCCCGCCGCGCTCGCGATCGCAGAGAGGAGCGGCGTCCGCCTCGTCACGCTCTCCGCGTACAAGAGCCTCGTCGACTTTTCGGGCTACCTCGCGCGCCAGACCGCGCGCCTCGAGGCCGATCCCGTCTACCCCCCGAGCCTGTACGTCGAGCAGCGAGCCGCGATCTCCGGCGGCGGTCAGGAGCGCGACGCAGACCCCGCGCTCGACGCGCTCGCCGACATGCTCCGCGCCCCGCACCCGCGCTTCGTCCTCGTCCTCGGCGGCTTCGGCACCGGCAAGACCTTCCTCCTGCACGAGCTCGCGCGACGCATGGCAGGCCAGCCCGGCGCGCCCGTCCCCGTGCTCGTCAACATCCGCTCGCTCGTGCGCGCCAGCTCGCTCGACGCGCTGCTCGCGCAGCACCTCGGCGAGAGCGGCATGGCCCGCCCCGACGTCGCATCCTTTCGCTACATGCTGCGCGAAGGCCGCATCGCCCTGCTCTTCGACGGCTTCGACGAGCTCGCCTCGCGCGTCACCTACGACCGCGCCGACGCGCACTTCGACATGATCGTGCAGGCCACCGAGGGCGACGCGAAGGTCGTCATCACGAGCCGCACCCAGCACTTTCGATCGAAGGATCAGGTCCTCTCCGCGCTCGGCGAGCGCGCCAACGTGCTGCCCGGCTACCGCGTCATGCAGCTCGAGCCCTTCGATCGCACGCAGATCCTGCGCTTCCTCGAGAACCGCCTCGGTAGCCCCGACGCCGCCGCCAAGCGGTTCACCCTGCTCAGCGACGTGAAGGATCTCGTCGGCCTGTCGCAGAACCCGCGCATGCTGAGCTTCATCGCCGAGCTCGACGAGCCCGCCCTGCTCGCGGCGAAGGAGCGCCGCGGCGAGATCAGCGCCGCCAGGCTCTACAAGATGCTCCTGAACCGCTGGATCGATCACGAGTACGAGCGCGCCCATCCACCAGGCGCCGCGCCCGGGCTCACGCGCAAGCAGCGGTGGGTGGCGATCACGGAGCTCGCCAAGCGCCTGTGGGAGAGCGCCGACACGAGCATCGACATCCGCGAGCTGCCCCGCGACATCGAGGAGATCGTCCGCGCGCTCGGCCGATCGGCCTCCGAGACCGAGTCCGCGCGTCACCAGATCGGATCGGGCACGCTGCTCGTGCGCGACGACGCCGGGCGCTTCTCGTTCATCCATCAGTCGGTGCTCGAGTGGCTCGTCGCCCACGACGCAGCCGAGGATCTCAAGAAGTCCGGCGACTCGCCCGCCCTCGGGCAGCGCGAGATGAGCGACCTGATGGCCGACTTCTTCGTCTCGCTCGCAGGCTGGAAGCGCGCGCGTGACTGGGCCGTCGCGCAGACCGCGACCGCCGATCGCGACCACGCCAAGGCCAACGCCGTGCGCATCCTCGGCCGCTTGCCGAGGAGCCCCGCCGGCGCGATCGCCGAGGGCGGCCTCGACCTCGAAGGCATCGATCTGCGCGGCCAGAACTTCACGGGCGCAGACCTGCGCGGCGCGCGCCTCGCCCGCTCGAACCTCGCCCGCGTCCGGCTCGTCGGCGCCAACCTCGAGGGCGCGAGCCTCGCCGGCGCTTCCCTCGCCTCGGCCGATCTGTCGCGCGCGCAGCTCCAGACCGCCGACCTCTCGGGCGCGGTCCTCGCCCGCGCACGCTTGCTCGGAGCGGACCTGCGCGGCGCGAACCTCCTCGGCGCGAGCCTGCGGGGCGCCAAGCTCGTCGGCGCGCGCATCCCCTCGCTCGAGGGCGCCGATGCCGAGGGCGCCGCCCCGCCCCGCCCCGCCTCCTTCGAGCCCACCTGGCTCGCCGAGTCGGTCTGCAACGCGGTCGCCTTCGCGCCGAGCGGCGAGCTCATCGCCTCGGGCCACGACGACGGCTCGGTGCGCATCTGGGACGCGGCCACGAGCCAGGCCATCCGCGTCCTCGCCGCGCACACGGCCGCCGTCACTTGCATTGCTTTCACCTCCAACGGTCGCACGCTCGTGTCGGGGTCGAGCGACGGCACGGTCGCGCTCTGGAACGTCGCCTCGGGCAACGGGATGGGCGTCCTCGAAGGTCACACCGACGGCGTCCGATGCCTCGCGGTCTCCCCCGACGGCGCGCTCATCGCCTCGGGCTCGTCGGACCGCACCGTTCGCGTCTGGCAAGCCTCCTCCCGCGAGGCGCTGCACGTCCTCACCGGCCACGCGCGCGGCGTCCGCAGCCTCGCCTTCTCGCCCGACGGGCAGCTGCTCGCGTCGGGTTCGTCGGACAGGACCATTCTCTTGTGGACCGCCCGCACGGGCCGATCCATCGCGACCCTCGAGGGCCACGTCGACTGGGTGACGAGCCTGGCCTTCTCGCCCGATGGGCAGCTGCTCGCGTCGGGTTCGTCGGATAGAACCATTCACCTCTGGCACGCGCCGTCGGGGCGATCCATCGCGGCCCTCGAAGGCCACGGCGGCTGGGTGACGAGCGTCGCTTTCGCGCCTTCCGGTCAGATCCTCGTCTCGGGTTCGTCGGACAAGACCATTCGAATGTGGCACGTCCCCACGCACACCCCGATGCGCATCCTGGAGGGGCATGGGCACGGCGTCACCAGTGTCGCGCCGAGCCCGGACGGGCAACTGCTCGCCTCGGGTTCGTCGGACAGGACCATTCACCTGTGGCACCTGCCAACCGGCAATGCCTCGCGCGTGCTCGCCGGGCACGCTGGCGCCGTCACCGGCGTCGCGCCGAGCCCCGATGGACACCTGCTCGCCACCGGCGCCGACCCGATCGGCGTGCACCTGTGGGACCTCGCGACCGGCCGCTCCTTGCGCGCCTTCGGCGGTCACGCGCACGGCGTCCGCAGCGTCGCCTTCGCCCCCGCAGGACGCCTGCTCGCCTCGGGTTCGTCCGATAAGACCATTTCGCTCTGGGATGCCGACTCGGGCGAGCGGCGCGGGGTGCTCGAGGGGCACGCGCGCAGCGTCTCGAGCCTCGCCTTCGCGGCCGACGGCCGCCTGCTCGCCTCGGGCTCGCACGACCGCACGATCGCGCTCTGGGCCATCCCCTCCGGCAGCCCCGGCCGCGTGCTCGAAGGGCACCTCGATTGGGTCACGAGCGTGGCCTTCGCGCCCGTCGGAAGCCTCCTCGCCTCGGGCTCGTTCGACAAGACCATTCACCTGTGGGACACGCGCACGGGCAGGCTCGTCCGCGTGATCGAGGGGCACACGAAGAGCATCGAGGGCGTGGCCTTCGCGCCGAGCGGGGACACGTTCGCCTCCGCCGGGCACGACGCGACCGTGGTGGTCTGGAGCGTGAGCACCGGCCGCGCGGTGCGCGTGCTGCAAGGACACGAGGATTGGGCGCGCTGCGTGACCTTCTCCCCCGACGGACGCATGGTCGCCTCGGGTTCGTCCGACCGAACCCTGCGGCTATGGGACGCCCATTCGGGGCAAACCCTGCGCGTGCTCCGCGGCCACGCCGGCGCGGTGACGGGCGTTGCCTTCGGAGGGGGCGGCCGGGTGCTCGCGTCGAGTTCGCTCGATGGGACGATCCGGCTGTGGGATATGGCGTCGGGCGGCTGCGCGGCCCTCTTTTTACCGCTCGCCGAGGGCTGGGTCGCATTCCGGCCCGACGGACGCTACAAGCTGGGCGGGGACGTGACGGGCGGCTTCTGGCACGCGGTGAACCTCTGCCGCTTCGAGCCGGGCGAGCTCGATGAATTCGTGCCCGGGCTGCGGCTCGACGCGGACGAGCCCCTCGTGCAGGACGCCGCGCGCCTCAAGGAATCTTGA
- a CDS encoding methyltransferase, translated as MEPPWENPDWYDLHDTTWTAGPEREPEHYRELLLSLPPLDHADHLVDIGAGTGKLARLVARGYPELGRVTLVEPNPRKLERARASLAEVLPRATVGTIVGGLGEGAIELEQRATIAAVGSVLMPVMELRGGTLGEGLAWARRSLAEIRAMLTPGGWLYALETLGAPWARGGTDRPVRRLQMPELVALFEEAGFGAIECCYRFRDRVVVRGQARAGG; from the coding sequence ATGGAGCCGCCCTGGGAGAACCCTGACTGGTACGACCTGCACGACACGACGTGGACCGCAGGCCCCGAACGGGAACCGGAGCACTACCGGGAACTCTTGCTCAGCTTGCCGCCGCTCGACCACGCCGATCACCTGGTCGACATCGGCGCGGGGACGGGCAAGCTCGCGCGCCTCGTCGCGCGCGGTTACCCCGAGCTCGGCCGCGTGACGTTGGTCGAGCCGAACCCACGCAAGCTCGAGCGGGCGCGCGCCTCGCTCGCAGAGGTGCTGCCGCGCGCGACGGTCGGGACGATCGTGGGAGGGCTCGGCGAGGGAGCGATCGAGCTCGAGCAACGGGCGACGATCGCGGCGGTGGGCAGCGTGCTGATGCCGGTGATGGAGCTGCGGGGCGGGACGTTGGGGGAGGGGCTCGCGTGGGCGCGCCGCAGCCTCGCTGAGATCCGGGCGATGCTCACGCCGGGCGGGTGGCTCTACGCGCTCGAGACGCTGGGCGCGCCATGGGCGCGTGGAGGCACGGACAGACCCGTCCGCCGGCTGCAGATGCCCGAGCTCGTCGCGCTCTTCGAGGAGGCGGGGTTCGGCGCGATCGAGTGCTGCTACCGATTCCGCGATCGGGTGGTCGTGCGCGGGCAAGCGCGCGCGGGCGGCTGA
- a CDS encoding BlaI/MecI/CopY family transcriptional regulator produces MGNRTLPTDAELAILRVLWQRGDATVREVHEDLRASQDTGYTTVLKLMQIMAQKGYVERDESGKSHVYRALLTEEQTQRGLVRDLLDKAFGGSASRLVLRALSEERASKGDLDEIRAMLDDLERRRGKK; encoded by the coding sequence ATGGGGAACAGGACGCTCCCGACCGACGCGGAGCTTGCGATCCTGCGCGTGCTCTGGCAGCGCGGCGACGCGACCGTGCGCGAGGTGCACGAGGATCTGCGGGCTTCACAGGATACCGGGTACACGACCGTGCTCAAGCTCATGCAGATCATGGCCCAGAAGGGCTATGTCGAGCGTGACGAGAGCGGCAAGAGCCACGTCTACCGGGCGCTCCTGACAGAAGAGCAGACGCAGCGCGGCCTCGTGCGCGATCTGCTGGACAAGGCCTTCGGCGGGTCCGCCTCCCGGCTCGTCCTGCGCGCGCTCTCCGAGGAGCGCGCCTCCAAGGGTGACCTCGACGAGATTCGCGCCATGCTCGACGACCTCGAGCGCCGGAGGGGAAAGAAATGA